The Kiritimatiellaceae bacterium genome contains a region encoding:
- a CDS encoding alkaline phosphatase has translation MKKVILFICLTAAIVFAGEIPPKNIILFIGDGMGLPQVTAGKVAKGNLEMERCPVTGLVTTWSASSLVTDSAAAATALATGVKTRNGALGMTPDEKPLKNIVEYAKEKGKSTGVAVVCALTHATPAGFIVHVPGRGQASEIAQQIAASDVDVLFGGGLNHFSPTNNPSLPSLQEKMPVALTPEEFRKLGTPTKAAALLYPVHPPYAAGREVSLKELTQKAIDILSQDKDGFFLMVEGSQIDWACHKNDGTNAVSEVVDFDNAVGAGLDFAARNGETLVIVTADHETGGFALLNGSVENKTVDKTGFIHSDHTASMVPLFAYGPGSTVFSGVHDNTDIGNTMIRYIKETK, from the coding sequence ATGAAAAAAGTCATTCTGTTCATCTGCCTGACTGCCGCCATTGTTTTTGCCGGAGAAATCCCGCCGAAAAATATCATCCTCTTCATCGGCGACGGCATGGGCCTGCCGCAAGTGACCGCCGGGAAAGTCGCCAAGGGAAACCTTGAAATGGAACGCTGTCCGGTAACCGGACTGGTGACGACCTGGTCAGCCAGTTCGCTGGTGACAGATTCGGCAGCGGCGGCCACCGCGCTGGCCACCGGAGTAAAAACCCGCAACGGGGCTCTGGGCATGACTCCTGATGAGAAACCGCTGAAAAATATTGTCGAATACGCCAAAGAGAAAGGCAAATCCACCGGAGTCGCAGTGGTCTGCGCGCTGACCCATGCCACACCCGCAGGATTTATTGTCCATGTACCGGGCCGCGGGCAGGCATCAGAAATTGCTCAACAAATTGCCGCCAGCGATGTAGATGTTTTGTTCGGCGGCGGATTGAATCATTTCAGCCCGACCAACAACCCCAGCCTTCCTTCGCTGCAAGAAAAAATGCCCGTCGCGCTGACGCCGGAAGAGTTCCGTAAACTCGGTACGCCGACAAAGGCGGCGGCTCTGCTTTATCCTGTACATCCGCCTTATGCCGCAGGGCGCGAAGTCTCCCTGAAAGAGCTGACACAAAAGGCGATTGATATTCTGTCGCAGGATAAAGACGGCTTTTTCCTGATGGTGGAAGGCTCACAGATCGACTGGGCCTGCCATAAAAACGACGGAACCAATGCCGTGAGCGAAGTAGTGGATTTCGACAACGCCGTCGGTGCCGGACTCGACTTCGCCGCGAGGAACGGCGAGACGCTGGTGATTGTTACCGCCGACCACGAAACCGGAGGCTTTGCTTTACTGAACGGTTCCGTCGAAAACAAAACGGTGGATAAAACCGGTTTTATTCACAGCGATCATACCGCTTCGATGGTTCCTTTGTTCGCTTACGGCCCCGGCAGCACGGTATTCAGCGGCGTCCATGACAATACGGACATTGGAAACACGATGATCCGGTACATCAAGGAAACAAAATAG
- a CDS encoding PQQ-binding-like beta-propeller repeat protein — protein MKKVKIRFILNLFVWLLCLATSPAAPADLAQTLLTMAGGSTNGLCEVPRCGAGSFLSSLAANSGFTIHAMDSSTGNVAAARTAVGNLLGKTIYVEQGSPTAIPLASESADLLVLTDLTSSDMTGSLTNEILRVICPGVGRAILGGSSGSLTVSNLTAWVQSFGVGGTVQTNAYGIWGIVRRGALPGADDWTHPYHGPDMNPASQDTAFTMPSALSWLSKPFQANTRATGSRVSADGRIFYATSGPNTGRNGDTNEWSLQAFNLYNGQLLWERSLNTNTWSHRNITVVQGGKLYVLQDTNILVLDAATGADLPSITFTNTPAQMKWLGIVSNTLVTMSGPMDVSPQKAWSFEPQRDALQLGYGTLLLAYDLATGQEKWRRDEGAPIDHRTLGILGGRIYYDVFGQRVMCRDLSTGNVVWQNSDTNVLALTVAKNGADWWAPPGAAYLEDRPSLLCSSNALYFGRPEGSNFVALSPVDGHVLWSVARVGGRAFNFVLCATNVLYLDGLTGAGGGGFRDPLTGVAGANPTANGCGVNISTPNYFVPQAGGVTYNIKKMQKINTGIDTVYPMKNECSMGTLVAGGRLVGLAKACECPVIRGGAGLGSGRMYNSPTGQLQVARTNSVISFPTDKRDWTTHRASARHDGASSASVSLTLTNLWQTAPRYPSQVFTDAQFPKTTQHSLTIPLTAAGRIFIAGSDGLVQCLDSATGAELWRFQTDGAVLATPTLADGKLFVGSADGWVYTLEAYSGKLLWRYRVGPEDRKIMVYGYLQSSWPVNSGVYYESNTVYVSAALPMQPGAYVCALNATSGALLWRNQEMGPGYNATTGIYTNNEYVPSGYMTRTGDRLWAKRYLDAAAGIAFNLTNGVKYSNSDVDMTGATGHGGRGREIGVLSNRFLIVGGPEVYFDNAERGGKNKLTYWFTELTNGVPRKPVVEVFDFTLTMPAWNDERILVAGFSTNANRLECWSAGAAMDYFHSLIDANSTKQTISRDANNPMLIWSKAVTNVFSTALSSNLAIVAVMTNNSTWTSIGGWLQGYNITNGTQVWNIKLPNIPQRNGITVDRDGRVLVALHDGSLIAYGSANQIGQDSDSDGIPNGWMEQYFGHTTGQTGDLSRPGDDADGDGQTNWQEYQMGTSPTSSASILRQDITPAPVQNGFCFRFQSVLGKWYRVEWSDNLGSPNHWQPLTEYVAGTGGEVSVTDPSSGQQNRFYRVVVLF, from the coding sequence GTGAAAAAAGTGAAGATCAGGTTCATTCTAAACCTCTTTGTCTGGCTTCTTTGTCTGGCGACAAGCCCGGCCGCTCCGGCGGATTTGGCGCAAACGCTTCTCACGATGGCCGGTGGCAGTACGAACGGCCTTTGCGAAGTGCCGCGTTGCGGCGCTGGTAGCTTCCTGTCCAGTCTGGCCGCGAACAGCGGTTTTACCATTCACGCCATGGATTCCAGCACCGGTAATGTGGCGGCGGCGCGCACGGCGGTTGGCAATCTGCTCGGCAAAACAATTTATGTTGAACAAGGCTCTCCAACCGCAATTCCGCTGGCATCCGAATCGGCAGACCTTCTGGTGCTGACGGATTTGACGAGTTCGGATATGACCGGGTCGTTGACGAATGAAATTCTGCGTGTGATTTGTCCCGGCGTTGGTCGGGCGATTCTGGGTGGTTCCTCCGGGTCGCTGACGGTGTCGAATTTGACGGCATGGGTACAGAGTTTCGGTGTCGGCGGCACGGTTCAGACCAATGCATACGGCATCTGGGGAATCGTGCGGCGCGGGGCGTTGCCGGGCGCAGATGACTGGACACATCCGTACCACGGGCCGGATATGAATCCAGCCTCACAGGACACGGCGTTCACAATGCCTTCAGCACTTTCCTGGTTGTCGAAGCCGTTTCAAGCCAACACACGCGCCACCGGCAGTCGGGTGTCGGCCGATGGGCGGATTTTCTATGCAACCAGCGGACCCAACACAGGTCGCAACGGTGACACCAACGAGTGGTCGTTGCAGGCGTTTAACCTCTATAATGGCCAGTTGCTGTGGGAGCGCTCCCTAAACACCAATACATGGTCTCACCGGAACATAACCGTAGTTCAAGGCGGGAAACTGTATGTTTTGCAGGACACGAATATATTGGTGCTGGATGCGGCGACCGGAGCAGATCTTCCATCCATCACGTTTACCAACACGCCTGCTCAGATGAAATGGCTTGGCATTGTCAGCAATACGCTGGTTACAATGTCTGGGCCGATGGATGTTTCGCCGCAAAAAGCTTGGAGTTTTGAGCCCCAGCGCGATGCGTTGCAGCTGGGATATGGAACCTTGCTGCTGGCGTATGATCTGGCGACAGGACAGGAAAAATGGCGGCGGGACGAAGGCGCGCCGATTGACCACCGGACTCTCGGAATTCTCGGCGGCCGGATTTATTATGATGTGTTCGGTCAGCGCGTGATGTGCCGCGATTTATCGACCGGTAATGTGGTTTGGCAGAACAGCGACACCAATGTTCTTGCGCTGACGGTTGCAAAAAATGGTGCTGACTGGTGGGCCCCGCCTGGCGCGGCGTATCTTGAAGATCGCCCCAGTCTTCTGTGCTCGTCCAATGCGTTGTATTTCGGCCGCCCCGAAGGTTCAAATTTCGTGGCGCTGTCTCCGGTTGACGGGCATGTTCTGTGGTCAGTTGCGCGAGTCGGCGGGCGGGCCTTTAACTTCGTTCTCTGTGCGACGAATGTGCTGTATCTCGACGGCCTCACTGGTGCCGGAGGAGGAGGATTCCGCGATCCGTTGACCGGAGTTGCGGGAGCCAATCCCACTGCAAACGGTTGCGGAGTGAACATCTCGACGCCGAACTATTTCGTTCCTCAGGCTGGTGGCGTCACCTACAACATAAAGAAGATGCAGAAAATAAACACAGGGATAGATACCGTTTATCCGATGAAGAACGAGTGTTCGATGGGCACACTGGTGGCTGGCGGACGGTTGGTCGGACTGGCTAAAGCCTGTGAGTGTCCGGTCATCCGCGGCGGCGCCGGGCTGGGTAGTGGCCGGATGTACAATTCGCCAACCGGACAGTTGCAGGTTGCCCGCACCAACAGTGTAATTTCGTTCCCGACCGACAAGCGGGACTGGACAACGCACCGCGCCTCGGCGCGGCACGATGGCGCGTCTTCTGCCAGCGTGTCTCTTACGCTGACTAACCTGTGGCAGACCGCGCCGCGGTATCCGTCGCAAGTGTTTACCGATGCCCAGTTTCCGAAAACAACACAGCATTCTCTGACGATTCCGCTCACGGCGGCCGGCCGGATTTTTATCGCCGGGTCGGACGGGCTGGTTCAGTGCCTGGATTCCGCCACCGGTGCAGAATTGTGGCGGTTCCAGACCGACGGTGCAGTGCTCGCTACTCCGACACTGGCCGATGGTAAGCTGTTTGTCGGCTCGGCAGACGGCTGGGTTTATACGCTGGAAGCCTATTCCGGCAAACTGCTTTGGCGTTACCGGGTCGGCCCCGAAGACCGCAAGATTATGGTTTATGGTTATCTGCAAAGCAGCTGGCCGGTCAACAGTGGTGTTTATTACGAAAGCAACACCGTCTATGTTTCCGCCGCATTGCCTATGCAGCCGGGTGCTTATGTCTGCGCACTGAACGCGACCAGCGGTGCGTTGCTCTGGCGCAATCAGGAGATGGGCCCCGGCTACAATGCAACCACCGGAATTTACACCAACAACGAGTATGTGCCGTCCGGATATATGACCCGCACCGGCGACCGGCTGTGGGCCAAGCGCTATCTCGACGCGGCGGCCGGAATAGCGTTCAACCTGACCAACGGTGTTAAGTACAGCAATAGCGATGTTGATATGACCGGTGCGACCGGTCACGGTGGACGGGGCCGCGAGATCGGTGTGCTCAGCAATCGTTTCCTCATCGTCGGCGGACCGGAAGTGTATTTCGATAACGCAGAACGCGGCGGCAAAAACAAACTGACATATTGGTTCACGGAATTGACCAACGGTGTACCGCGCAAGCCGGTCGTGGAAGTATTTGATTTCACCCTGACGATGCCAGCATGGAACGATGAACGGATTTTGGTGGCGGGGTTTAGCACGAATGCGAACCGGCTGGAATGCTGGAGCGCCGGTGCTGCCATGGACTACTTTCATTCACTGATCGACGCCAACAGTACCAAGCAAACCATCAGTCGGGATGCCAACAACCCCATGCTGATCTGGTCAAAGGCCGTCACAAATGTGTTCTCTACCGCACTGTCTTCGAATTTGGCGATTGTTGCTGTCATGACCAACAACAGCACCTGGACCTCTATCGGCGGATGGCTCCAAGGATATAATATTACGAATGGCACGCAGGTGTGGAATATTAAGTTGCCGAACATTCCGCAGCGCAACGGCATTACCGTGGATCGTGACGGACGGGTGCTGGTTGCTTTGCATGACGGCAGTCTTATCGCTTACGGCAGTGCCAATCAGATCGGACAGGACTCCGACAGCGACGGCATTCCGAATGGCTGGATGGAACAGTACTTTGGTCATACCACCGGTCAGACCGGCGACCTTTCGCGGCCCGGCGACGATGCCGACGGCGACGGTCAGACAAACTGGCAGGAATATCAGATGGGAACCTCGCCAACGAGTTCTGCCAGTATACTGAGGCAGGATATTACACCAGCGCCAGTGCAGAACGGTTTCTGCTTCCGGTTTCAAAGTGTACTCGGCAAGTGGTACCGCGTTGAATGGTCGGATAATTTAGGATCCCCAAACCACTGGCAGCCGTTGACCGAGTACGTCGCCGGTACCGGCGGTGAAGTTTCTGTTACCGACCCTTCGTCCGGCCAGCAGAACCGCTTCTACCGCGTCGTGGTACTTTTCTGA
- a CDS encoding 16S rRNA (uracil(1498)-N(3))-methyltransferase, whose amino-acid sequence MNLILIHPHEPDAAGRVCLTDDRAEHIRTVLKAAPGKELRIGLLNGPLGRGTLEEIRAEEVILRCEFGAHIPPRPAVDLLLALPRPKVMKRLWAQLAALGVGRIILTNAEKVERFYFDSHVLEPDFYTERLIEGLQQAGDTLIPKVQIVRQLKPFLEDELDAVFPVSGNRLLADPSGTQNVFQCMEDSAPQRVCLAVGPEGGWTPYELELFAGHGFKAFNAGPRILRTDTACVALLGLVSEIQRKEI is encoded by the coding sequence ATGAACCTGATTCTTATCCATCCGCACGAACCGGACGCCGCCGGCCGGGTTTGTCTCACTGACGACCGCGCCGAACATATTCGTACGGTGCTGAAAGCCGCGCCCGGCAAAGAACTTCGCATCGGTCTGCTTAACGGCCCGTTAGGGCGCGGAACGCTGGAAGAAATTCGCGCCGAAGAGGTTATTCTGCGTTGCGAATTCGGAGCGCACATTCCGCCGCGTCCTGCCGTTGATCTGCTGCTTGCTCTGCCGCGTCCGAAAGTGATGAAGCGCCTTTGGGCGCAACTTGCCGCGCTGGGCGTCGGACGGATCATTCTTACCAATGCCGAAAAGGTGGAGCGGTTTTATTTCGACAGCCATGTTCTGGAGCCGGATTTCTACACCGAACGACTCATCGAAGGACTTCAGCAGGCAGGTGACACGCTCATTCCGAAAGTACAGATTGTCCGGCAGCTTAAACCGTTTCTCGAAGATGAACTCGATGCAGTTTTTCCGGTATCCGGAAACCGCTTGCTGGCCGATCCGTCCGGTACGCAGAATGTTTTCCAATGCATGGAAGACAGTGCGCCGCAGCGCGTCTGTCTGGCGGTCGGCCCGGAAGGCGGCTGGACACCGTACGAGCTGGAACTGTTCGCCGGACACGGATTTAAAGCGTTCAACGCCGGTCCGCGCATTCTGCGCACAGATACCGCTTGTGTCGCTTTGCTTGGTCTGGTTTCTGAAATTCAACGGAAGGAAATATGA
- a CDS encoding DNA alkylation repair protein — protein sequence MTTSEKITKQLKALGNKTAAEHAQGFFKTGPGQYGEGDIFLGIRVPVLRQIAKENRDIALDDAVELLQSPLHEVRLLALLIMVLQYERGGNEAAVYRAYLSNTHRINNWDLVDCSAAQIVGSYLFERPRATLYKLAKSKSLWERRIAIIATFYSIRRNQFDDTLAIAEILMNDKEDLMHKAVGWMLREVGKRDLKVEEDFLLPRYKQMPRTMLRYAIEKFPEPKRLAYLHDRL from the coding sequence ATGACCACGTCAGAAAAAATCACGAAACAGCTAAAGGCACTGGGAAACAAAACCGCCGCCGAACATGCTCAGGGATTTTTCAAAACCGGCCCCGGACAGTACGGCGAAGGCGACATCTTCCTCGGCATCCGCGTTCCCGTCCTGCGCCAGATCGCCAAAGAGAACCGCGACATCGCACTCGATGACGCCGTCGAGCTGTTGCAGTCGCCGCTCCACGAAGTCCGCCTGCTCGCTCTGCTCATCATGGTCTTACAGTACGAACGTGGCGGCAATGAGGCCGCCGTCTATCGCGCTTATCTCAGCAACACACACCGGATTAACAACTGGGATTTGGTGGACTGCTCCGCCGCGCAGATCGTCGGCTCTTATCTATTTGAACGACCACGTGCCACGCTCTACAAACTGGCAAAATCCAAAAGCCTCTGGGAACGGCGCATTGCCATCATCGCCACCTTCTATTCCATCCGCCGGAACCAGTTCGACGACACCCTCGCCATCGCCGAGATTCTGATGAACGATAAAGAAGACCTGATGCACAAAGCCGTCGGCTGGATGCTCCGAGAAGTCGGCAAGCGCGATTTGAAAGTCGAAGAGGACTTCCTGCTCCCGCGCTATAAACAGATGCCGCGCACCATGCTGCGCTACGCGATCGAGAAATTCCCCGAACCCAAGCGCCTCGCCTATTTGCATGATCGGTTATAA
- the mnmE gene encoding tRNA uridine-5-carboxymethylaminomethyl(34) synthesis GTPase MnmE, whose protein sequence is MSITDTIVAIATPPGQGGVGIVRVSGSRVWGIADAVFRGPEKASGAKGGTFLHGKVIAADGAEIDEVLCLIFRAPKSYTGEDTIEIQGHGGSVVLKKILRRCLAAGARMAEPGEFTKRAFLNGKLDLVQAEAVADLIHAQSDRAAQAALEQLEGGLSKQFNALYDGLMATAADIETTLDFIEDELPDDVFPNLGKKLDESFQCLETLLATWDEGRLLREGARVVIMGRPNAGKSTLFNALLGHDRAIVTELPGTTRDVLEETFVLDGVPLRILDTAGLRETECLIEQEGIRRARAHSAAADIAIYLIDSSLPFSDEDAEHLAKLDPKRTVVVLNKADKKISNNQYPITNAQMVETSLITGTGTDALKVAIAEKLGGISNAPVHAVISERHRDLLETARIELIQARERIAEGGEPGAAPAAEHLRAALEALGQVTGRVYHNELLDNIFSRFCIGK, encoded by the coding sequence ATGAGTATAACGGACACCATTGTTGCGATTGCCACTCCGCCCGGACAGGGCGGCGTCGGTATCGTCCGCGTCAGCGGATCCAGAGTTTGGGGGATTGCCGATGCCGTTTTCCGAGGTCCGGAAAAAGCGTCCGGCGCAAAAGGCGGAACTTTTTTGCACGGCAAGGTCATTGCCGCTGACGGCGCGGAAATTGACGAAGTGCTCTGTTTGATTTTCCGTGCGCCGAAAAGTTACACCGGCGAAGATACGATCGAGATACAAGGTCACGGCGGATCGGTCGTTCTGAAAAAAATCCTGCGCCGCTGTCTCGCTGCCGGTGCGCGGATGGCGGAGCCGGGCGAGTTCACCAAGCGCGCCTTTCTGAATGGCAAACTGGATCTGGTGCAGGCCGAAGCCGTCGCCGATCTGATTCACGCGCAGAGCGACCGCGCTGCTCAGGCCGCGCTCGAGCAGCTTGAAGGCGGGCTCAGCAAACAGTTCAACGCGCTTTACGACGGACTTATGGCAACCGCTGCCGACATCGAAACCACGCTCGACTTTATCGAAGACGAACTGCCGGACGACGTGTTTCCGAACCTCGGAAAAAAACTGGACGAAAGTTTCCAATGCCTGGAAACCCTGCTCGCTACCTGGGACGAAGGACGGCTTCTGCGTGAAGGGGCCCGTGTCGTTATTATGGGCAGGCCGAACGCCGGCAAGTCCACGCTTTTCAATGCACTGCTCGGCCACGACCGCGCCATCGTCACCGAACTGCCCGGCACTACGCGGGACGTTCTCGAAGAAACATTTGTCCTCGACGGCGTTCCTCTACGCATTCTTGATACCGCCGGACTGCGCGAAACGGAATGTCTGATTGAACAGGAAGGCATCCGCCGCGCCCGTGCCCATTCCGCCGCCGCCGACATCGCCATCTATTTGATCGACTCTTCTCTGCCGTTCTCAGACGAAGACGCCGAACATCTCGCCAAACTTGATCCGAAGCGAACCGTCGTTGTTCTGAATAAAGCCGATAAGAAAATATCCAATAACCAATATCCAATAACCAATGCCCAAATGGTGGAAACCTCTTTAATTACCGGTACCGGAACGGATGCACTTAAAGTCGCTATTGCCGAAAAACTCGGTGGCATTTCAAACGCTCCGGTCCATGCGGTTATTTCCGAACGCCACCGCGACCTGCTTGAGACTGCTCGGATCGAGCTGATTCAGGCACGCGAGCGGATTGCCGAAGGCGGAGAACCGGGCGCGGCACCGGCGGCGGAACACCTGCGCGCCGCACTTGAAGCGCTTGGTCAGGTCACCGGCCGCGTTTACCACAACGAACTGCTCGATAATATTTTCTCCCGCTTCTGCATCGGAAAATAA
- a CDS encoding SDR family oxidoreductase produces the protein MKTILITGGVQGIGRGCVDYFLKSGWNVTSVDIQKMTSGDRLEAVLGDTSLEFTAKQAVARTIERFGRLDALINNAGISTIGKFNVEELSLEEWNRVLGVNLTGYFLMAKHAAPFLRQAKGAIVNIASTRAIQSESDSEAYAASKGGVVALTHALAVSLGPDVRVNCISPGWIETRKDAKHSEADRLQHPAGRVGIPQDIAELADYLIAAGFVTGQNFVADGGMMKKMIYEE, from the coding sequence ATGAAAACCATTTTGATCACCGGCGGAGTGCAGGGCATTGGGCGCGGATGTGTAGACTATTTTCTTAAATCCGGCTGGAACGTGACGTCGGTGGATATTCAGAAAATGACATCCGGCGACCGGCTGGAAGCCGTGCTGGGCGATACCTCTTTGGAATTCACGGCGAAGCAGGCCGTGGCTAGAACGATCGAACGGTTTGGGCGGCTTGACGCACTGATTAATAACGCCGGGATTTCAACTATTGGAAAATTCAACGTCGAGGAGCTTTCGCTCGAAGAGTGGAATCGCGTGCTCGGCGTTAATCTGACCGGCTATTTCCTGATGGCGAAACACGCCGCGCCGTTTCTGCGTCAGGCGAAAGGTGCGATCGTTAACATTGCTTCGACCCGCGCCATTCAGTCTGAGTCGGACAGCGAAGCGTACGCCGCTTCGAAAGGCGGCGTCGTGGCGCTGACGCATGCGCTCGCCGTCAGCCTCGGGCCGGATGTCCGCGTCAACTGCATCAGTCCCGGCTGGATTGAAACGCGTAAAGATGCGAAGCACAGCGAAGCCGACCGGTTACAGCATCCCGCCGGACGCGTCGGCATTCCGCAGGACATTGCGGAACTGGCAGACTATCTGATCGCCGCCGGATTTGTCACCGGTCAGAACTTTGTCGCCGACGGCGGCATGATGAAGAAGATGATTTATGAAGAGTAA
- a CDS encoding phosphatidylglycerophosphatase A, translating to MPGTVGTLWGVPLAWAVAQLPSLTFQIVACLVLTLLAVPVCAAAEKQLGKGKDPGCIVADEYLTLPICYLGLPFTPWVVLSGFVFHRIFDITKPPPIRQIQNLKGGVGIVIDDFLAALLALAANHLLFRLVVPVFG from the coding sequence ATGCCCGGCACGGTCGGCACGCTTTGGGGGGTTCCTCTGGCTTGGGCTGTTGCACAGCTTCCATCGCTTACGTTTCAAATTGTCGCCTGCCTTGTGCTGACACTGCTGGCGGTGCCGGTTTGCGCAGCGGCGGAAAAACAGCTCGGCAAGGGCAAAGACCCCGGTTGTATTGTTGCCGACGAATATCTCACTCTTCCGATTTGTTATCTCGGCCTGCCGTTCACGCCGTGGGTCGTGTTAAGCGGGTTCGTGTTTCATCGCATTTTCGATATCACCAAACCGCCGCCGATCCGGCAGATCCAGAATCTGAAAGGTGGCGTCGGCATCGTGATCGACGATTTTCTCGCCGCGCTTCTTGCGCTGGCCGCCAATCATTTGCTGTTTCGTTTGGTGGTTCCGGTGTTCGGATAA
- a CDS encoding alpha/beta hydrolase, whose translation MKTACIFSLLLFFITGSSNAQEMTNTTGKYAKTEQDVLVDKLVAATEKWPSYVGFPATLESKDVIYSSPGGHDLPLTYFTQKETQSLRPAILFIHGGGWRSGDRKQFFRQSIYLAQRYNLFAVNIEYRFSQEAKYPAALIDCKAAVRWIKSVAEENHIDPNRIIVVGGSAGAHLASMTALTQGLDEFEQGPHLNYNSDVQLAVLFNGHFDMNDQLKDHAQDNNMAQFFGGQPWDIPEVYGSASPFLRVSKKSPPMLFLHGDQDPFPCRQSIAMKERLTYYGVHSEVEIYKGKGHAWFNEKEDCIITTARMEKFIAEQFKLSAPPQSVLDESLRVFDQTENVTMGTAK comes from the coding sequence ATGAAAACTGCATGCATATTTTCCCTGTTGCTATTTTTTATAACCGGAAGCTCGAATGCTCAGGAGATGACAAACACCACCGGAAAATATGCGAAGACAGAGCAGGATGTTCTTGTCGATAAACTCGTGGCCGCAACGGAAAAATGGCCGAGCTATGTCGGGTTCCCTGCAACGCTGGAAAGCAAGGATGTGATTTACTCGAGTCCGGGCGGACACGATTTACCGCTGACCTATTTCACTCAAAAAGAAACCCAATCACTGCGGCCAGCCATTCTTTTTATCCACGGAGGCGGCTGGAGATCGGGCGATCGAAAACAATTTTTCCGCCAGTCGATTTATTTGGCCCAGCGGTATAATTTATTCGCGGTGAACATCGAGTACCGGTTCAGTCAGGAGGCAAAGTACCCTGCCGCTCTGATTGACTGTAAGGCAGCTGTGCGGTGGATAAAATCCGTGGCAGAAGAAAATCATATCGATCCGAACCGTATCATTGTTGTTGGAGGTTCTGCCGGCGCTCATCTGGCCTCGATGACCGCCTTGACACAAGGACTCGATGAGTTCGAACAAGGGCCCCATCTCAATTACAACAGCGATGTGCAGCTGGCCGTATTGTTCAATGGACATTTCGACATGAATGATCAGCTGAAAGATCACGCTCAGGATAACAACATGGCTCAGTTTTTCGGCGGCCAGCCCTGGGACATTCCGGAAGTTTACGGTTCGGCATCTCCCTTCTTGAGAGTCAGCAAAAAATCACCTCCCATGCTGTTTCTGCATGGAGATCAGGATCCCTTTCCGTGCCGCCAATCGATTGCCATGAAGGAACGTCTCACCTATTACGGCGTCCACTCGGAGGTGGAAATCTACAAAGGCAAAGGTCATGCGTGGTTTAATGAGAAAGAAGATTGCATCATAACAACCGCCCGCATGGAGAAGTTCATTGCAGAACAGTTCAAACTCAGCGCCCCGCCTCAGTCTGTTTTAGACGAAAGCCTTCGTGTCTTTGATCAAACAGAAAATGTCACGATGGGTACGGCAAAGTAA
- a CDS encoding SMP-30/gluconolactonase/LRE family protein, with amino-acid sequence MKTFLMVLLMSCISFAEEWKVEKIADNLVFTEGPVWLDGGLVFSDIQGNTLYRWTEKEGLTVFRKPSENSNGNTLDPQGRLITCRHGMRDVIRTEVDGTLTVLASAFGGKKLNSPNDVVVQSGGTVWFTDPSYGIKPVQKEQPFNAVYRLDPGAAEPVAVITNLNYPNGLAFSPDGTFLYVAESDWKIKPNFVMRYSVAADKTLTNGIRFCQVESGAADGLRVAADGRLFCTSGLGVEVFDTNGKRLGVIRTPAPASNCCFTPDGKTLFVTARTAVYRVRIEGDSRD; translated from the coding sequence ATGAAAACATTCCTGATGGTGTTGTTGATGTCCTGCATTTCGTTTGCAGAGGAGTGGAAGGTCGAAAAGATCGCGGACAATCTGGTTTTTACCGAAGGGCCGGTCTGGTTGGACGGCGGACTTGTCTTTAGTGACATTCAAGGGAATACGCTGTACCGCTGGACAGAGAAAGAGGGTCTGACCGTTTTCCGCAAGCCCAGCGAAAACTCCAACGGCAATACACTCGACCCGCAAGGACGACTGATCACCTGCCGCCATGGCATGCGCGATGTGATTCGTACGGAAGTTGACGGGACTCTTACCGTGCTGGCTTCGGCGTTCGGCGGGAAAAAGTTGAACAGCCCGAACGATGTCGTGGTGCAGTCCGGCGGAACCGTCTGGTTTACCGATCCCTCGTACGGTATTAAGCCGGTGCAGAAAGAACAGCCGTTTAACGCGGTTTACCGCCTCGACCCCGGCGCGGCGGAGCCGGTTGCTGTAATCACAAATCTGAATTATCCGAACGGCCTGGCTTTCTCGCCGGACGGAACGTTTCTTTATGTCGCCGAAAGCGATTGGAAAATTAAGCCGAACTTTGTCATGCGCTATTCGGTGGCGGCCGACAAAACGCTCACGAATGGAATCCGGTTTTGTCAGGTCGAAAGCGGCGCGGCAGACGGCCTGCGCGTTGCGGCGGACGGACGGCTGTTTTGCACGAGCGGACTCGGTGTGGAAGTTTTTGATACGAATGGCAAACGGCTTGGCGTGATTCGCACTCCGGCTCCGGCATCCAACTGCTGTTTCACGCCGGACGGGAAAACGCTGTTTGTCACCGCCCGTACGGCGGTGTACCGTGTGCGGATCGAAGGAGATTCCCGTGATTAA